A stretch of DNA from Piliocolobus tephrosceles isolate RC106 chromosome 21, ASM277652v3, whole genome shotgun sequence:
agtgcaatggcgcgatcttcacttaccgcaacctctgccttccggagtcaagtgattctcctgccttagcctctcaagtagttgggattacaggcatgcgccaccatgcccagctaattttgtatttttagtagagaccaggtttctccatgttggtcaggctgcgcttgaactcctgacccctggTGGcttacccgcctcagcctcccaaagtgctgggattacaggtgtgagccaccacacccggccgcactgtcctttttgtttttgagatggagtctcgctctgttgcccaggctggagtgcagtggcccaatcttggctactgcaagctccacctcccgggttcacaccattctcctgcctcagcctcccatgtagctgggactacaggtgcccgccaccgcacctggttaattttttatatttttagtacagacggggtttcactgtgttagccaggagggtctccatctcctgacctcgtgatccgcccgcctcggcctcccagagagctgggattacaggcctgagccaccgtgtctggcccgcactgtcctttttaaaaagactcttcTTGTACAGGGGTCTTATCTATATAAAAGCTAAGTTAAGTTATGTCTATGTGTGGGTGGGCTGACAGCatgacaaaatttattattttgctgaTTTAAGGAAAGTTATCtgtcaggtacggtggctcatgcctgtaatcctagcactttgggaggccaaggtgggaggatcgcttgagcccaggagtttgagaccagcctgggcaacatagtgcggtcctgtctctacagaaaatataaaaattagcgaggtgtggtggctctcgcctgtagtcccagctgctggaggGCGGGGGtgggagatgggaggatcgcttgagccgtggaggtggaagttgcagtgaactgagatcatgccactgcactccagcctgggtgacagagcgagaccccatctccaaaagtaaaataaaataaaataaaaataaataaataaataaaagtttttcttgGGTTTTTGGTGCATAAGTACATCAAAACTGACTCTATCTTGAAAGTGTGTATTGTTATGTGATATTGGGACGTCTGGACATTTCTTCTGTCACAGGAGTTTGTCCTTGCAGGCATTAATAAACTGCTTCTTTAGCTGTAAACATCTTATGACCATGGGTTGTGATTGGCAAGGAGTGTACCTTGTTAGTTTTACGAtggagttgattttaaaatggtttaggccaggcgcggtagctcacgcctgtaatcccagcactttgggaggccaaggcgggtggatcacgaggtcaggagatggagaccatcctggctaacacggtgaaaccctgtctctatcaaaaatacaagtggcaggtgcctgtagtcccagctactcaggagactgaggcaggagaatggcatgaacccgggaggcggagcttgcaggatcgtgccactgcactccagcctgggcgactgcgACTGAGCgcgggagactccgtctcaaaaaaaaaaaaaaaaaaaggtgtcaccCTGGCTCTCCTATGCTCCTGTTTTGCTAacattaagatgtcaattctcaaacaatcccaatcaaaatccttGCAGGATTTTTGTAGTAATTGACAAGatcattctaaaattcatttggaaatgcaAACGACTTAGAAAAGCAGTGACAAcgacaataacaaacaaacaaaaaaacaataaaaaacttgGCTAAACAAGAAGTTGGAAAACCAATGCTACCTGGTTTTAAGACATCATGAAGCAATAGTAACCAAGCTAGTGTGGTATTGGTGGGTGTAAAAATTGACTATAGGACAATGTTTGCCTTTGGTTgggcagtttttttgtttttgtgtttttttggtgtgGGGGATGGGGttacactatgttgcctgggctggagtgcagtgatgtgatcttggctcactgcaacctccacctcatgggttcaagtgattcttgtgcctcagtctcccaagtagccaggattacaggcgcctgccaccacaccaggctaatttttgtatttttagtagagatgggatttcaccatgttggccaggttgcctccagcctcccaaagtgctgggattacaggtatgagccaccatgcctggcccaaatttttttagatataatacTAAAAGCATACTTCATAaagttgataaattggactttgtTAAATTAAAAACCCACGCTctgccggatgcggtggctcacgcctataatcccagcattttgaaggccaaggcgggcagattgcctgagctcgagagttcaagaccagccgggacaacacagtgaaaccccatctctactaaaatgcaaaaaattagctgggtgtggtggcatgcacctgtagtcccagctactcgggaggtggagggaggagaattgcttgaacccgggaggtgggggttgcagtgagctgagatcgtgccactgcacttcagcctgggtgacagagctagactcggtctcaaaaaaacaaaaacaaaaacaaaagcaaataaaaaaacccaaaaagcccATGCTCTGTGAAAGAGACTAAGAGAAGGAAAGGACAAGGcagagtagaagaaaatattttaaaatgatatacatAATAAGGAATTTGCATTTGTAATATATGAAACAtactcaaaactcaataataaaataaacatcacaataaaaaaaaagccaCCCATTTGAAGATGCATTTTATATCACTTAGATCTGTGCTGTACAATATAGTAGCCAGTATATCATATAGTAGCCACATGTGAATACTGAATGCTTGAAATGTAACAAGTCCAAATTAAGAAGTATCATGATTGTGAAATACACACCacattttgaagacttagtataaaaaagaatgtaagatatctcattaaaattttgtattgattacatgtttaatggtaatattttggatacacaattcagttaaataaaatacatctctATTGCTATAATTTTGCcatttcaagaatattatataCATGGattcatatagtatatatatgacCTTCGAGATGGACTTTTTTCCACTCAGCATAATGCCATTGAGATCCATCCAAGTTTCTGTGTGTAGaaatagtttgtttctttctattGTGGAGTTTAACATTCACCTACTGTAAGACATTTTGGTTGTTCTCATTTTGGGctaattacaaataaagctgctaagaACAAGCACGTACATGATTTTGTGTGGACTTAAATTTCCATTTCTTGTGGATAAAGGCTCAGCAGTATGACTGCTGGGTAGATGGTAAGTatgtgtttagtttttaaataaatggccaaactattttccagagtgggtgtaccatttcacattcttACAGCAATATATGAGAGATCTAGCTTCTCTATTCCTCTCCAGAATTTGGCATTGtcactctttccttttctttctccttccctctcctctcctctcctctccctcttcctctccctttccctccctctctctctctttctctctctctttctctcttttcttttcttttcttcctttctttctctctctctctttttgagacagggtcatgctctatCATCTAGGgaggaggagtgcagtggcgtaaccTCAGCAAACTGTCCACCTCCCTgggtcaagccatcctcttgtctcagcctcccaaatagctgtgactacatacaggcacgcgctaccatgcccagttgatttttgtattttttgtagagacagggtttcactatgttgcccaggctggtctcaaactcctgagctcaagtaatctactcactttggcctcccacagggctgggactataagtgtgggccactgcacctggccctcagttaaaatttgattttcatgtgcttcctctccctctttaGGGAGATTTAGCAAACTGACATGCTGGGGACTGGCTACCTAAGGACAACGATAAGAAATTAGCTAGAGTAGTGCTTAAACTGCAAAAGAGTGgtataaatcaaagaaaatgattGAGGTGAGtcttaattattttagtttcttttgctaaGGTTTAGGACAAGTccaggaaaaagcaaaacaaaaccacaggaaCATCTGTGAtctgtgctttttccaaagagggtTTGGGGacttcaatttgttttttttttttgagacagtttcacttttgttgcccaggctggagcacagtggcatgatctcggctcactgcaacctctgcttctcgggttcaagcagttctcctgcctcagcctactgagtagctggggttacaggcgttcgccaccatgcccagcaaattttttacatttttagtagagacagggtttcaccatgttggccaggctggtcttgagctcctgacctcaggtgatccacctgccttggcctcccaaagtgctatgattatgggtgtgagccaccacacccagcctggggacttcaatatttaaagtGGGGAAAGGAGTGGGCAAtaggggaaagaggaaagaaaaaaaggaggagagtgaataaaaagggaaagtggttgcattcttttgaggcTTTGATCAGCTTTCACTGAATCCACATTTTACATGTGACAGGAGAGGGTAGAGGAATAGTCAACTATGCAATCATCTTGCCCTctgtgaatttccttttttttttttttttttagacagagttttcttttgagacggagttttgctcttgtcacccaagctggagtgcaatggcctgatcttggctcactgcaatcttcgccttccgggtccaagtgattctccacctcagcctccccaatagctgggattacaggcatctgccaccacacctggctaatttttgtatttttagtagagatggggttttaccatgttggccaggctggtctaaactcctgacctagtgatctgcccgccttgggctcccaaagtgttgagatttcaggggtaagccactgcgcctggccagatttgcatttttaaataaaataaactaaacatCTGGTGGAGGAAAGACTGAAACaggcatttgtctcaggtgagcagagggatgacttctGGTCCTGTCTTGTTCAGTACCTGTGAAGATAGCTGTTAATTACATTGTCAGGGTGAAACTCAACAGAAatgttttagggtaaagatcttgtGGCCAGATTGTGAGCAAGGCCTGCTGGGGGAGGTGTGTAGCCTTCTGTCTTTGCATCTATATATTTAGGAACAAAACAGGAGGCAGTTTGGTGTGACTCCATTCCCAAgcctgacttttccctttagcataGTGAGTTTGGTgtcccaagatttttttttttttttttttcctttctcagtggGTAGAACCAGAGAACTTTCTAGAAAGAACTTggttggaatatatatatactatggcCAAACTCCTCAGTCTTTTGGGAGGGGAACAAGGGTTTGTAATAAATGTCTCTCTTTCCACCTCCGGTGCTGTTTACTGTGTGTCAGGTAAGTCTTagtaaagttgtttttttttttttttttaagaagaaaatatgtcTCCCCTTTACCCTCCCCACCTTTTACTTTGCTCTGTACACCTCTGATATCATTTGAGTTTTTTTACAATAAGATAAGATagagtttatatatttttgagtaaTAATAAGCATGAGCATTCTCCAAAAATCTCTGCCCCCCAAGTAGTCACAGGTCCCCATTCATCATACCATAATGAGTCCCTCCCTCTTCCCAAGTCCACTGAAGAGTCATTAAGTCAGccccagggaagggaaggaatgaTGTAGAGTGGGCAAAGGATGGACAGGACACAGAGAAATGGGGCCCACTGTAATGAGATAATCTGTCCTTTGTTTtgatacaggatctcactctgtcatccagtctgaagtgcagagacatgatcatggctcactgtagcctcaacctcctgaactcaagtgcagacaaaaaataaaatgataaaccaCTCCCgccccccaaccatctgaatggacccctcttCTCAGCCAGAGctttccaaagttaacctgaaaaactggttcaggccatgCTGTGGTAAGGGAGAGTCGgccatgcctcattataccctcctcccttttggattTTGGGAAAAGCTGACCAGCATGAAcgtcaacacagaccttaagtctgataaacatttacaatgtattctctctgaagcctgcgaCTTGGCGGTTTCATTTGTGTGATAAAACTTTGGTTTCCACGATCCCTTATCAttgtaacccagacattcctttctattgattccaggtctttagataataacttttttaacctattgccaatcagaaaatttttgaatctacctataacctggaagtTTCCTCCACCtggagttgtcctgcctttctggactgaaacaatgtacatcttacatgtgtTTGATTGCCTCATGTCTTCCTAAATGGTATAAAACTaggctgtgccctgaccaccttagGCACATTTTCAGGGTCTCCTGAGCGCTGTGTCACACACCATGGTCACTCACATTTGGTtcagaataaatcttttcaaatattttacagagtttgactctttttgtggACATAAGTGATcattccacttcagcctcccaagtagctgggactacaggcaagcgccaccatgccaggccaatttttggattatatttttttgtagagatgtgttctcactaggttgcccaggccggtctcaaactcctgggctcatgcaatcctcccacctctgcctctcaaagtgctgggattacaggtatgagccactaccgCAGGCCCATAATTGGAGAATTTGGAGTCCGATTTTTCTCATTTGGCCATACCTCCTAGGGAAATTTTAGGACCCCAAAACAGCAGCCTTAAGATTGGGCTGGGAGTGCTCTGGAGAAGGCTAAAGCTAGTTACTGCTCCAGCTAGCAAGAGGAGTTAGCATATTAGAGTGAAAGGAAAATCAGACTTTACGTCAAAATACCTAACTTCTTGCCTTGGCTCTGGCCATAGCTAAATGTAAGAAACTCACTGAAGTTTTCCAGATCTCAGATTCTCTTTCTGGAGTATGTGTGGTTTGGAGGAGATGAATTTTAAAGGCTCTTTCAGCACTAAAATTCCATTTCTAGTGTTGAAACATACACAAATCACAGCAGAAATGTTTATTAGTAATGCCTACTGCATACAAAAATTACAGcagaaattgtattaaaaatgtcaaatacaTTCATAGTATCTCTCTATTCTCCCTCAAATTCCCACCTACTCCTCAACTTGTTGAAGCTCAATGGTAAGAAGGCTCCCAGTCAAAAAAGATGTCCTCAGACCCAGGCCCAGAGCTGCCTTCTTAGGAAAAGTGAATAATTGATGCCAGCAGCAATGGCAGCAGTAGCTGTAACCCCCCAAACAGGATTGAGAAGACAGGTGGCCCCATTTTCAGTCTTTCGAGGTTGAGTGAGAAGCTGACGTGGGCACACTTCCCTCACAAACATGGGTCCTACTGCTAAGACTCCAGACATCAACCTGCAGCCAATCGTGGCTGTACAGCCTTTGACCTCCACAGATGACTCAATGCCACCTATGGAACAAGGAAGGatggggagagacagagatgtTTTAGGACATCAGAGGAGAATCCAGTCCCCCCTCATCCCTGGAGAGCTCAGTGTCAGAATCTCTTGGGATCCACTCAAATGGTTTTCTAGCCTCTGAAACTATCAGATGTTCATTTCAGTTTACCTCCAGTGATCTCAAGTTTTCCTTGATAGCATCGAGTTGTACCATTGggacagggaagagaaggagcatTGAAACAGGTCCCCAAAGCCACACAGGTTGGGCAATGGAGGGTTGTTGACATGGTGGAAGCTGGAGGGAAACGAGAGAGACAGTTAAGGGCAGGTCCTGCCTCCAGAGGTCTTGCTCCTTGCTGCCTTGTCTTCCCCAAGATTTTCCTGCAGATGCCACTCTAATCAAGGCCCATTACTGCAGCCTCCCCATCCTTCCCCAGCTGGTGCTCTCTGCTTTGAAATCTCCATCAATCTGACTTCCAAACTCTGTGGAGGTGTGAAGATACAGAGATGAAAAGGACATAGTTCCTGTCATCTAGCATCTCTGTCTAGGAGAAAGACATGTGAGTAATCAACTCAGTAGCTGCTGTGTTCAAGGTATAATGACAAAGGAATGGAGGAATATCCAACTACCTAAAagaatttggtaaatattttcaaagagctGATACCTGAGTTAACATGGAGGATGAAGAGGGGTTAGCTATGTGaaaatggggtggggaggggtagTAAGGGACAGCAAGGGCAAAGGTCAGGTGGTGTGAGCTATCTGGGTGGATTCAGGGAATTGTGAGAAGTTGCAGGGCTGATACTCAGCTTGTAGGCCCAGCTATTTctttgagctgattttttttttttttttttatggccagCATCCATTTTGATTGGCCAGTGCCATCTACATTGTTAAGCATTTTGAGTATTAGCCCCAGAAACACACAGTAaatgagagagggaagagagggaaatgAAGCTGAAAAGACAGGCAGGGCCAAGTTACTATAGGCCTTGTTAATTGGGGAACTGGGCTATTCTCATGCAGCAATGGGAAACCAATACTTGTTAGACTGATAATACCACCCTGCTCAGAAACCTACACTGATGcttattgcttttttctttttttagatggagtcttgctgtctatcccaggctgaagtgcagtggcgcactattggctcactgcaacctctgcctcctgggttcaagcaattctcctgcctcagcctcccgagtggttgggattacaggtgtgtgccaccaggccaagctaatttttgtatttttaatagaggcagggtttcaccatgttggccaggctggtcttgaatccctgacctcaggcaatccacctcaCCCGGCCTGTCTTATTGCTTAATAAGCACAAAACTCAGTTTATACTCCAGCCTTCACTGGTGTCTGCTCTGAGCAGTGTTTAGATCCCAGTGaacaattcagaaaaataaaattacttgaaCTGTGAGGTATTTTGGGGTATGGGCCACTTAGGCTAAGCCAAGTCAGAATGCAAAGGGAGGCCATGCACACGCTCTTTATGGAGTTTCTCTTAGTACCTATCTCTCCCACTTCCAGGGTACCTGTGGTCTCACTGAACTCCCAAAACTGAGACAGGCTGTCTTTGTCATTACAGAAGGAATCCTCGCAGTAGTTACTGTAGGAGATCACAATCAGGCCGGGGTGTGGAGAGTGCTGGACAATTGTTATGGCCTCCTCCCCTTCTGGGATGCAGCCCTTCGTGGCCAAAATGGCTGTCTCAGTCCCTGTTATGTGACAGGAAGGAGGGGAAATGGATGGTGGCCCTCACGATCGGCCTGGACGAAGGGAACAAGCATTAACATGGACATAATCAACCTCTCTCCTACCCAGCCCAACTGCCCCATCTCATTTTACCTGCTTTAATCATTAGTATGGTTTCCTGGCAAAGTGCCCCTTTGTCGCAAGTCTCAACTTCCTCTGTGGTCCAGTTAAACATATTGGCTGGATCCGCTTCCACAGTCATGGACAGACCCTTTTGACAATACAGTTCTAGGCCTGCTGGGGAGAAAACAAGAAGAGGATAAGCACTACTCCATGGGCCAAGGCGGCTCCTTTTTCATCATCAGTCCACCTTCTGTGACACACTGCTCTCCCCTACGTCCCCTATACGCACAGGTCAGGAGGGAGGTTCCTAGGACCAGGAGGATCAGCAAATGCTGGATACCAGGGGTTCCCATGGCTTCTTCTGGAGAGGTCTGGGAGGAGCTGGTCTGGATCTGTGAATTTGATGGAGAGAAAGCAACTAACTTTTGAGTCAGAGCGCATGAGATCAAATCTAGGTCCTGGCAAGTACTGACTTCAGGGTGGGgtgttttaatctgcatttttttttttttgagatggagtgttgcactgttgcctaggctgaagtgcagtggcgcaatctcgactcactgcctctgctcccgggttcaagcgattctccagcttcagcctcccgagtagctgggattacaggtgcccaccaccacacccggtgaattttttgtatttttagtagagatagcatttcaccatgttggtcaggctggtcttgaactcctgacctcaggtgatccgcccgcctcggccccccacagtgctgggattccaggcatgagcccccgtgcccggcccCACAGTGGGGTTTATGGTGTATATGACCACGACCTCTGAAGTCGTTCTGTCCCTAATCGGCTTGAGAGCTGGAGCGAGTTCACAGGTTTATCGTGCCCTAgtttttcatggtttttattCTCAGACCACCCAGTGCCCTCCAACTTTAGGATCAGGAGTGTGGCCCTGAAGGCTGCTTCTCCCTCAGTCTCAGGGGTCCCTTACATTCTCTCAGGGACCCAGAATCTCagtctccagccccagccccatcaGAACCCGGGATTCTGACAGCCCAG
This window harbors:
- the TEX101 gene encoding LOW QUALITY PROTEIN: testis-expressed protein 101 (The sequence of the model RefSeq protein was modified relative to this genomic sequence to represent the inferred CDS: deleted 1 base in 1 codon) encodes the protein MGTPGIQHLLILLVLGTSLLTSGLELYCQKGLSMTVEADPANMFNWTTEEVETCDKGALCQETILMIKAGTETAILATKGCIPEGEEAITIVQHSPHPGLIVISYSNYCEDSFCNDKDSLSQFWEFSETTASTMSTTLHCPTCVALGTCFNAPSLPCPNGTTRCYQGKLEITGGGIESSVEVKGCTATIGCRLMSGVLAVGPMFVREVCPRQLLTQPRKTENGATCLLNPVWGLQLLLPLLLASIIHFS